From Streptomyces chrestomyceticus JCM 4735, one genomic window encodes:
- a CDS encoding NUDIX domain-containing protein, with amino-acid sequence MRWKNLSEQTVYENRWFRVNLADVELPDGRHLDHFLIRLRPVAVATVVNEANEVLLLWRHRFITDTWGWELAAGVVEDGEDIAAAAAREMEEETGWRPGPLEHLLSVEPSNGLTDARHHIFWSDQGVYVGPPEDDFESDKREWVPLKLVPDMIARGEVPAANMAAALLLLHHIRLG; translated from the coding sequence GTGCGATGGAAGAATCTCAGTGAGCAGACCGTGTACGAGAACCGCTGGTTCCGGGTCAACCTCGCCGATGTCGAACTCCCCGACGGCCGCCACCTGGATCACTTCCTGATCCGGTTGCGGCCCGTCGCCGTGGCCACAGTGGTCAACGAGGCCAACGAGGTGCTGCTGCTGTGGCGGCACCGCTTCATCACCGACACCTGGGGATGGGAACTCGCCGCGGGCGTGGTCGAGGACGGCGAGGACATCGCCGCCGCGGCCGCCCGGGAGATGGAGGAGGAGACCGGGTGGCGCCCCGGCCCCCTCGAACACCTCCTCTCCGTGGAGCCGTCCAACGGCCTCACGGACGCCCGGCACCACATCTTCTGGTCCGACCAGGGCGTGTACGTGGGCCCTCCCGAGGACGACTTCGAGTCCGACAAACGGGAGTGGGTCCCCCTGAAGCTGGTACCCGACATGATCGCGCGAGGGGAGGTGCCGGCCGCCAACATGGCGGCCGCTCTGCTGCTGCTGCATCACATCCGGCTGGGGTGA
- a CDS encoding 3-hydroxybutyryl-CoA dehydrogenase, giving the protein MTDIERVGVVGCGQMGAGIAEVCARSGLDVMVAETTGEALELGRTRLTNSLGKAAERGKITVAERDATLDRLSFTTDLGEFADRDLVIEAVVENEQVKTEIFQVLDQVVTRPDAILASNTSSIPLVKLAVATSRPDQVIGIHFFNPAPVQKLVELIPALTTGEETIKRSEALVHDVLGKHAIRAQDRSGFVVNALLIPYLLSAIRMFESGIASREDIDNGMEMGCAHPMGPLKLSDLIGLDTVASVANSMYEEYKEALYAAPPLLARMVDAGRLGRKTGSGFYSY; this is encoded by the coding sequence GTGACCGACATCGAACGCGTCGGAGTGGTGGGCTGCGGCCAGATGGGCGCCGGTATCGCCGAGGTGTGCGCCCGCTCCGGCCTGGACGTGATGGTCGCTGAGACCACCGGCGAGGCGCTGGAGCTGGGCCGTACGCGGCTGACCAACTCCCTCGGCAAGGCAGCCGAGCGCGGCAAGATCACCGTCGCGGAGCGCGACGCGACGCTCGACCGGCTCAGCTTCACCACCGACCTCGGTGAGTTCGCCGACCGCGACCTCGTCATCGAGGCGGTCGTGGAGAACGAGCAGGTCAAGACGGAGATCTTCCAGGTCCTCGACCAGGTGGTCACCCGCCCGGACGCGATCCTGGCCTCCAACACCTCCTCCATCCCGCTGGTGAAGCTGGCCGTCGCCACCTCCCGCCCCGACCAGGTCATCGGCATCCACTTCTTCAACCCGGCGCCGGTGCAGAAGCTGGTCGAGCTGATCCCCGCGCTGACCACCGGCGAGGAGACGATCAAGCGGTCGGAGGCGCTGGTCCACGACGTGCTGGGCAAGCACGCGATCCGCGCCCAGGACCGCTCCGGCTTCGTCGTCAACGCGCTGCTGATCCCGTACCTGCTCTCGGCGATCCGGATGTTCGAGTCCGGCATCGCCAGCCGCGAGGACATCGACAACGGCATGGAGATGGGCTGCGCCCACCCGATGGGCCCGCTCAAGCTCTCCGACCTGATCGGCCTGGACACGGTCGCCTCGGTCGCCAACTCGATGTACGAGGAGTACAAGGAAGCCCTCTACGCCGCTCCCCCGCTGCTGGCCCGCATGGTCGACGCGGGCCGCCTCGGCCGTAAGACCGGGTCGGGGTTCTACTCGTACTGA
- the pheT gene encoding phenylalanine--tRNA ligase subunit beta, whose protein sequence is MRVPLSWLREYVDLPDGESGRDVQAKLVATGLEVETVEQLGAGLEGPLVVGKVLTIEELEGFKKPIRFCTVDVGQANGTGEPQEIVCGARNFAVGDKVVVVLPGATLPGDFKIAARKTYGKVSHGMICSGDELGMGDDGSGGIIVLPPEYEPGTDAIELLQLVDEVLDIAVTANRGDCLSMRGIARETAIAYGLPLRDPALLDVPPPNSYGYPVKVADPMGCDRFTARTVVGLDPEARSPIWLRRRLQKAGMRPISLAVDVTNYVMLELGQPLHAYDRSRVDGTIGVRRAEPGEKLTTLDGTQRVLDAGDLVITDNRGPIGLAGVMGGANTEIADAVADPETGVVNGTTEVVVEAAHFDAVSIARTARRHRLTSEASKRFERGVDPEAASAAAQRTVDLLVLLAGGTAEAGVTEVVSPSGPRTITVSADHPDRVAGVTYGRETVVRRLQQVGCDVYGQDELVVTVPSWRPDLTDPNDLAEEVIRLEGYENLPSTLPKPPAGRGLTERQRLHRRVGRALAGAGYVEALNYPFIGETVLDQLGIEDDDPRRRAVRLVNPLSDEEPLLRTTLLPGLLGALRRNDGRGSHDLALFETGLVFRPTGQEKPSVRLPVDRRPTDEEIAALDAALPEQPRRVAVAFAGAREQDGWWGQGRPATWADAVEAGRIVAREAGVELIVRQDQHAPFHPGRCAALLALIDGEEVLVGNAGELHPRVTKALGLPERTGAMEIDLDRLERAGLGAVQAPRISTFPVATQDVALIVDASVPAAEVETALRSGAGELLESLRLFDVFTGEQVGEGKKSLAYALRFRAPDRTLTADEASAARDAAVAAAVERTGAVLRGA, encoded by the coding sequence GGCTGCGGGAGTACGTCGACCTGCCGGACGGCGAGTCCGGCCGGGACGTACAGGCCAAACTCGTCGCCACCGGTCTGGAGGTCGAGACCGTCGAGCAACTGGGCGCCGGTCTGGAGGGCCCCCTGGTCGTCGGCAAGGTGCTGACCATCGAGGAGCTGGAGGGCTTCAAGAAGCCGATCCGCTTCTGCACGGTCGACGTCGGCCAGGCCAACGGCACCGGTGAGCCGCAGGAGATCGTCTGCGGCGCCCGTAACTTCGCCGTCGGCGACAAGGTCGTCGTGGTGCTGCCCGGCGCCACCCTGCCCGGTGACTTCAAGATCGCCGCGCGGAAGACGTACGGCAAGGTCTCGCACGGCATGATCTGCTCGGGCGACGAGCTGGGCATGGGCGACGACGGGTCCGGGGGCATCATCGTGCTGCCGCCGGAGTACGAACCCGGCACTGACGCCATCGAGCTGCTCCAGCTCGTCGACGAGGTGCTGGACATCGCCGTCACCGCCAACCGCGGCGACTGTCTGTCCATGCGCGGCATCGCCCGTGAGACCGCCATCGCCTACGGCCTGCCGCTGCGCGACCCCGCGCTGCTGGACGTGCCGCCGCCCAACTCCTACGGCTACCCGGTCAAGGTCGCCGACCCGATGGGCTGTGACCGCTTCACGGCCCGTACGGTCGTCGGGCTGGACCCGGAGGCGCGCTCCCCGATCTGGCTGCGGCGCCGCCTGCAGAAGGCCGGGATGCGCCCGATCTCGCTCGCCGTGGACGTCACCAACTACGTGATGCTGGAGCTCGGCCAGCCGCTGCACGCTTATGACCGCTCCCGTGTGGACGGCACCATCGGCGTGCGCCGCGCGGAGCCCGGCGAGAAGCTGACGACCCTGGACGGCACCCAGCGCGTCCTGGACGCCGGTGACCTGGTCATCACCGACAACCGCGGCCCCATCGGCCTCGCGGGCGTGATGGGCGGCGCCAACACCGAGATCGCGGACGCGGTGGCCGACCCGGAGACCGGCGTGGTCAACGGCACCACCGAGGTCGTGGTCGAGGCCGCGCACTTCGACGCCGTCTCCATCGCCCGTACGGCCCGCCGCCACCGGCTGACCTCCGAGGCGTCCAAGCGCTTCGAGCGCGGCGTCGACCCGGAGGCCGCGTCCGCCGCGGCGCAGCGCACCGTCGACCTGCTGGTGCTGCTCGCGGGCGGCACCGCCGAGGCCGGTGTCACCGAGGTCGTCTCGCCCAGCGGGCCGCGCACGATCACCGTGAGCGCGGACCACCCGGACCGCGTCGCGGGCGTCACGTACGGCCGCGAGACCGTCGTACGCCGCCTCCAGCAGGTGGGCTGTGACGTGTACGGGCAGGACGAGCTGGTCGTGACGGTGCCGTCCTGGCGGCCCGACCTGACCGACCCGAACGACCTCGCCGAAGAGGTCATCCGCCTGGAGGGCTACGAGAACCTGCCCTCCACGCTGCCGAAGCCGCCCGCCGGGCGTGGCCTGACGGAGCGTCAGCGGCTGCACCGCCGGGTCGGCCGCGCGCTGGCCGGCGCCGGTTACGTCGAGGCGCTGAACTACCCGTTCATCGGCGAGACGGTGCTCGACCAGCTCGGCATCGAGGACGACGACCCGCGCCGCCGGGCCGTGCGGCTGGTCAACCCGCTCTCGGACGAGGAGCCGCTGCTCCGTACGACGCTGCTCCCGGGCCTGCTCGGCGCGCTGCGCCGCAACGACGGCCGTGGCTCGCACGACCTCGCGCTCTTCGAGACCGGCCTGGTCTTCCGGCCGACCGGCCAGGAGAAGCCGTCCGTACGGCTGCCCGTCGACCGCCGTCCGACCGACGAGGAGATCGCCGCGCTGGACGCCGCGCTGCCCGAGCAGCCGCGCCGCGTCGCGGTGGCGTTCGCCGGCGCCCGCGAGCAGGACGGCTGGTGGGGCCAGGGCCGTCCGGCGACCTGGGCCGACGCCGTCGAGGCGGGCCGCATCGTGGCGCGCGAGGCGGGCGTCGAGCTGATCGTGCGCCAGGACCAGCACGCTCCCTTCCACCCGGGCCGCTGCGCGGCGCTGCTCGCGCTGATCGACGGCGAGGAGGTGCTCGTCGGCAACGCCGGTGAGCTGCACCCGCGCGTCACCAAGGCGCTCGGCCTGCCGGAGCGCACCGGCGCGATGGAGATCGACCTGGACCGCCTGGAGCGGGCCGGTCTGGGCGCCGTCCAGGCCCCGCGGATCTCCACCTTCCCGGTCGCCACCCAGGACGTCGCGCTGATCGTGGACGCGTCGGTCCCGGCGGCGGAGGTCGAGACGGCGCTCCGCTCCGGCGCGGGCGAGCTGCTCGAATCGCTGCGGCTGTTCGACGTGTTCACCGGCGAGCAGGTGGGCGAGGGCAAGAAGTCCCTGGCCTACGCGCTGCGCTTCCGGGCACCCGACCGCACGCTGACCGCCGACGAGGCGTCCGCCGCCCGTGACGCGGCGGTCGCGGCCGCGGTCGAGCGGACGGGCGCGGTGCTGCGCGGCGCCTGA
- a CDS encoding PP2C family protein-serine/threonine phosphatase, giving the protein MIRSWARRSAGRPRAARARRAFVLVLPGLWVLGVLVWERCTPAEGQFLQLLAAAPAIACAGTGRRQCVVLGGLCALLALLPLGTESSGAHPLARVGTCCAVLVVVAASYLTAGRRLRLLRELERTKEVATAAQRVLLRPPPARVDGIVVAADHLAAGETATVGGDLYDVVATRHGVRAVIGDVRGHGLGALGTVAAVLGSFREAAHDEPDLGRVLRRLERALHRHLRERARAEHSSAGGGEPENPLSEEFVTLLLVEIARDGAVRTLNCGHPWPYRLTRGGALPDAPGEPMPPLGLFPLPAELPVTDCPPLPPGQAIFLHTDGATDARDADGTFFPLPQALDESVRSVRDCRAAAVVEGVRAALLRHCGGRLSDDVALLVLCNDRPRVPAGTDPAALARGRVRAGRAE; this is encoded by the coding sequence ATGATCCGATCCTGGGCGCGGCGGAGTGCCGGGCGGCCGCGCGCCGCGCGGGCCCGGCGGGCCTTCGTCCTCGTGCTGCCCGGTCTGTGGGTGCTCGGCGTGCTGGTCTGGGAGCGGTGCACCCCCGCCGAAGGCCAGTTCCTCCAGCTCCTCGCCGCGGCCCCCGCCATAGCCTGCGCCGGCACCGGCCGGCGTCAGTGTGTCGTGCTCGGCGGCCTGTGCGCCCTGCTCGCGCTGCTGCCCCTCGGGACGGAGTCCTCCGGGGCGCACCCCCTCGCCCGGGTCGGCACCTGCTGCGCCGTCCTCGTGGTCGTCGCCGCCAGCTATCTGACCGCCGGCCGGCGGCTGCGCCTGCTGCGGGAGCTGGAACGTACGAAAGAGGTGGCCACCGCGGCGCAGCGGGTACTGCTGCGCCCGCCGCCCGCGCGGGTGGACGGCATCGTGGTCGCCGCCGACCACCTGGCGGCAGGCGAGACGGCGACGGTCGGCGGCGATCTGTACGACGTCGTGGCGACCCGGCACGGCGTACGGGCCGTCATCGGCGACGTCCGCGGCCACGGCCTCGGCGCCCTGGGCACGGTCGCCGCGGTGCTCGGCAGCTTCCGTGAGGCGGCCCACGACGAGCCGGACCTGGGGCGGGTGCTCCGCCGCCTGGAGCGCGCGCTGCACCGGCATCTGCGGGAGCGGGCCCGCGCGGAGCACTCGTCGGCGGGCGGCGGGGAGCCGGAGAACCCGCTGTCCGAGGAGTTCGTGACGCTGCTGCTGGTGGAGATCGCCCGGGACGGCGCCGTACGGACCCTCAACTGCGGGCACCCCTGGCCGTACCGCCTCACCCGCGGCGGCGCGCTGCCCGACGCGCCCGGCGAACCGATGCCGCCGCTCGGTCTCTTCCCGCTGCCCGCCGAGCTGCCGGTGACCGACTGCCCGCCGCTGCCGCCCGGCCAGGCGATCTTCCTGCACACCGACGGGGCGACGGACGCGCGGGACGCCGACGGCACGTTCTTCCCGCTGCCGCAGGCGCTCGACGAGAGCGTCCGGTCGGTCCGGGACTGCCGCGCCGCCGCGGTCGTGGAAGGCGTACGGGCCGCGCTGCTGCGCCATTGCGGCGGGCGGCTCTCCGACGACGTGGCGCTGCTGGTGCTCTGCAACGACCGCCCGCGGGTACCCGCCGGGACGGACCCGGCGGCCCTGGCACGCGGGCGCGTTCGGGCGGGCCGGGCGGAGTGA